In a genomic window of Nostoc sp. UHCC 0870:
- the bicA gene encoding bicarbonate transporter BicA has product MSLTNTINFRNLRGDIFGGVTAAIVSLPLALAFAAASGAGPASGLYGAVCVGFFAALFGGTPTLISEPTGPMTVVMTAVVTSMTAASGADDKTGLAMAFTVVMLAGLFQILLGIFKLGKYITLMPYSVISGFMSGIGVILIILQIAPFVGYKDKIKGGVLGILQNLPSLLTNVKPAEIALGVLTLAIIFLMPSKIKRVVPPQLVALIIGTVVSLVFFGNIDIRRIRNIGEIPMGLPSLQMPTFSASQITIMLVDGAMLGMLGCIDTLLTAVIADSLTRTEHKSDKELIGQGIGNIVSGLFGGLPGAGATMGTVVNIQTGARTAVSGLTRALVLLVVVLWAANLTENIPMSVLAGIALKVGIDILDWSFLKRAHKVSWKGSIIMYGVLFLTVFVDLIVAVGVGVFIANILTIERLSQLQSQDVKTISDADDTIVLNDEEKQLLDQADGRILLFYLSGPMIFGVSKAIAREHSAMADSDVLIVDLSDVPMLGVTASLAIENAIKDACEQERHVLIVGATGKVKRRLENFGVARFVPPHYMFVDRVEALKQAVALVKSGSDAATTIY; this is encoded by the coding sequence ATGTCCTTGACCAATACTATTAATTTTAGAAACCTGCGAGGGGATATATTCGGTGGTGTCACTGCCGCAATTGTATCTCTACCCCTAGCTTTGGCTTTTGCAGCTGCCTCTGGCGCGGGTCCGGCATCGGGTCTTTATGGTGCTGTTTGTGTCGGTTTTTTTGCCGCATTATTTGGTGGTACGCCAACCCTCATCTCTGAACCTACAGGGCCAATGACTGTAGTTATGACTGCCGTTGTTACTTCAATGACTGCGGCCTCTGGTGCTGATGACAAAACCGGTTTAGCGATGGCTTTTACTGTAGTCATGCTAGCGGGTTTGTTTCAAATTTTACTTGGCATATTTAAGCTGGGTAAATACATTACCCTCATGCCCTACAGTGTAATTTCTGGCTTCATGTCAGGGATTGGGGTGATTCTGATTATTTTGCAAATTGCGCCTTTTGTTGGTTATAAAGACAAGATTAAAGGTGGGGTGCTGGGAATATTACAGAATCTGCCCAGTTTATTGACAAACGTCAAACCCGCCGAAATAGCTTTGGGTGTGCTGACGTTGGCAATTATTTTCTTAATGCCATCTAAAATAAAGCGTGTTGTTCCACCCCAGTTAGTAGCGTTAATTATTGGTACTGTAGTTTCCCTCGTCTTTTTCGGCAATATTGACATTAGACGAATTAGGAACATTGGCGAAATTCCAATGGGATTGCCAAGCTTGCAAATGCCTACTTTCTCTGCATCGCAAATCACAATTATGCTCGTCGATGGTGCGATGTTGGGGATGTTGGGTTGTATTGACACCCTACTAACGGCAGTGATTGCAGATAGTTTGACTCGCACTGAACATAAATCTGACAAAGAATTGATTGGTCAAGGCATTGGTAACATAGTATCTGGTTTGTTTGGTGGACTACCAGGTGCTGGTGCGACAATGGGAACAGTAGTTAATATCCAAACTGGTGCTAGAACGGCTGTATCTGGTTTAACCCGCGCCTTAGTTTTGTTGGTTGTAGTTTTGTGGGCAGCAAATCTCACCGAAAATATCCCAATGTCAGTGTTGGCTGGTATTGCACTGAAAGTAGGGATTGATATTCTCGATTGGAGTTTCCTGAAACGCGCTCACAAAGTTTCTTGGAAAGGCTCAATCATTATGTACGGTGTTTTGTTCCTCACCGTATTTGTAGACTTGATTGTGGCTGTAGGGGTAGGAGTTTTCATTGCAAACATCTTAACTATTGAGCGTCTTTCACAATTACAATCTCAAGATGTGAAGACAATTAGTGATGCTGATGACACTATCGTTTTGAATGATGAAGAAAAGCAGTTGCTAGATCAAGCCGATGGACGCATTCTGCTATTTTACTTGAGTGGTCCGATGATTTTTGGAGTTTCTAAAGCGATCGCTCGTGAACATTCAGCAATGGCAGACTCAGATGTGCTAATTGTGGATCTCAGCGATGTACCCATGTTAGGAGTGACTGCTTCTTTAGCAATTGAAAACGCCATTAAAGACGCTTGTGAGCAAGAACGTCACGTTCTCATAGTCGGTGCAACAGGTAAAGTTAAACGCCGCTTAGAAAACTTTGGTGTTGCTAGATTTGTACCACCACATTATATGTTTGTAGACCGTGTAGAAGCTCTCAAACAAGCTGTTGCTTTGGTTAAAAGTGGTAGTGATGCTGCTACCACTATCTACTAG
- a CDS encoding cation:proton antiporter, with product MIFSDPIINSMNSLTALISTLPPLLLTTENNAENAPIVLTGVLLTLVVIYLASKIGGELSRMIDLPPVLGELVGGVLVGASALHLVVFPESGAVADDSMIMTVLQFINKLTPDAVTAIFNSQSEAISILAELGVIILLFEIGLESDLKELQKVGYQAAIVACVGVAVPFAAGTAGLILLFHAPVIPAIFAGAALTATSIGITSKVLSEIGYLKSREGQIIVGAAVIDDILGIIVLAVVASLAKTGEVDIFNVIYLIVSATVFLIGSILLGKFFNQSFVAVADKFQTRGNLVIPAFIFAFFMAFLGNAIHLEAILGAFAAGLVLDETDKRKELDEQVKPIADVFVPIFFVTVGAKVDLGVLNPVLPENREGLIIAAFLIFVAIIGKVVTGWAIFGQPGINRLAVGVGMVPRGEVGLVFAGIGAASGTLDKPLQAAIIIMVILTTFLAPPLLRLAFKNSAASPEPLEKADIVG from the coding sequence ATGATTTTTTCAGACCCAATCATTAATTCGATGAATTCTTTGACAGCATTAATCTCTACATTGCCACCTTTGCTGTTGACAACAGAAAACAACGCCGAAAATGCTCCCATTGTTCTGACTGGTGTATTACTCACCTTGGTAGTCATTTATCTGGCTAGTAAAATTGGCGGTGAGTTGTCTAGGATGATAGACTTACCTCCAGTTTTAGGCGAATTGGTTGGTGGTGTATTGGTTGGTGCTTCGGCCTTGCATTTGGTTGTGTTTCCCGAAAGCGGTGCAGTAGCTGATGACTCCATGATTATGACTGTGCTGCAATTCATTAACAAACTCACCCCTGATGCAGTCACAGCCATCTTCAATAGTCAGAGTGAAGCGATTTCTATTCTGGCTGAATTGGGTGTGATTATTCTGTTATTTGAAATTGGTTTGGAGTCAGATTTAAAAGAATTGCAAAAAGTCGGTTATCAAGCTGCCATTGTGGCTTGTGTTGGGGTAGCAGTTCCCTTTGCTGCGGGAACAGCAGGACTGATTTTATTATTTCATGCCCCAGTTATTCCAGCCATTTTTGCTGGTGCAGCTCTGACAGCAACAAGTATTGGTATTACCTCTAAAGTTCTCTCAGAAATTGGCTATCTCAAATCTAGAGAAGGTCAAATTATTGTTGGTGCAGCTGTCATTGACGATATCTTGGGTATCATCGTGTTAGCAGTGGTTGCTAGTCTGGCTAAAACAGGCGAAGTAGATATTTTCAACGTCATTTATTTAATTGTTAGTGCCACTGTTTTTCTCATTGGCTCGATTTTACTGGGCAAATTTTTCAATCAAAGCTTTGTAGCTGTTGCAGATAAATTTCAAACACGTGGAAATTTAGTTATTCCAGCATTTATCTTTGCATTCTTTATGGCTTTCTTGGGTAATGCTATCCATCTAGAAGCTATCTTAGGTGCGTTTGCGGCTGGCTTAGTTTTAGATGAAACCGACAAACGCAAGGAGTTAGATGAGCAGGTTAAACCCATTGCTGATGTTTTCGTACCTATTTTCTTTGTGACAGTTGGAGCTAAAGTAGACTTAGGTGTACTGAATCCTGTACTGCCTGAGAATAGAGAAGGATTAATTATTGCTGCGTTTTTAATTTTCGTGGCAATTATTGGTAAAGTTGTCACCGGGTGGGCAATTTTTGGTCAGCCTGGAATCAACCGATTAGCGGTTGGTGTAGGTATGGTTCCCCGTGGTGAAGTTGGTCTAGTATTTGCTGGTATTGGTGCAGCTAGTGGTACTTTAGATAAACCCCTGCAAGCAGCAATTATCATCATGGTTATCCTGACTACCTTTTTAGCACCGCCTTTGTTGCGTTTGGCATTTAAAAACTCTGCGGCTTCCCCAGAACCTCTAGAAAAAGCAGATATAGTTGGTTAA
- a CDS encoding winged helix-turn-helix domain-containing protein, producing MYTSESIKYSARADIGQTSRVLVVEDEELIQEMLVVALEEEGYGVVTAPDGRSAVEYMKGFEPNVGDFPFDLVVLDIMLPQINGLDICRLLRHQGNPVPILMLSAKGSETDRVLGLEVGADDYLTKPFSMRELVARCRALLRRQRLSNLPQLPVLKYKDVTLNPQECRVLVRGQEVNLSPKEFRLLELFMSYARRVWSREQLLDQVWGPDFVGDSKTVDVHIRWLREKLEQDPSHPEYIVTVRGFGYRFG from the coding sequence ATGTACACCAGTGAATCAATCAAATATTCTGCTAGAGCAGACATTGGACAAACGAGCCGTGTTCTGGTGGTAGAAGATGAAGAGCTAATCCAAGAAATGCTAGTTGTAGCATTAGAAGAGGAAGGTTATGGCGTAGTAACTGCCCCTGATGGGCGTTCTGCTGTGGAATATATGAAAGGTTTTGAACCCAATGTAGGAGATTTTCCGTTTGATTTGGTAGTTCTTGACATCATGTTGCCTCAAATCAATGGCTTAGATATTTGTCGTTTACTACGTCATCAAGGCAACCCTGTACCAATTTTAATGCTCAGTGCCAAGGGTAGCGAAACCGATCGCGTGTTAGGGTTAGAAGTAGGGGCAGATGACTATTTAACTAAGCCCTTTAGTATGCGGGAGTTAGTAGCCCGTTGTCGCGCTTTACTCCGCCGCCAACGCCTCAGCAACCTACCACAGCTACCAGTCCTCAAATATAAGGATGTCACCTTAAACCCCCAAGAATGTCGGGTATTGGTACGTGGACAAGAAGTAAACCTTTCTCCTAAGGAATTCCGTTTATTAGAATTATTCATGAGTTACGCTCGCCGGGTATGGTCACGGGAACAGTTGCTAGACCAAGTGTGGGGGCCTGATTTTGTCGGGGATAGCAAAACCGTAGACGTTCACATCCGGTGGTTGCGCGAAAAACTAGAGCAGGACCCCAGCCATCCAGAATATATTGTGACTGTAAGAGGATTTGGCTATCGATTCGGATAA
- a CDS encoding ATP-binding protein: protein MLLLGFFLGLAVGIGFWIWQQVQLNRYLERVLQPLNSRTPKVTMPWLPRLRQELVTLKQQGQDLQQSLQTYQDLLDFAPVGYLQVDEENQLLWCNQQAQKILYLQRWQPGQVRLLLELVRSYELDRLIEQTRDEQIAKTKDWMFHPSCDNPAEMPTIKSLALRAASLPLPNGQVGVFLENRQPIQDMNQVRERSFSDLAHELRTPLTSIRLVVETLQNRLDPPLNRWVDRLMQEVDRLINLVQSWLELTQMETSLAFQLQTEVVELRSLILSVWETLEPLAQRHKLSISYSGPENIWIKADPARIYQVFLNLLDNSIKYSPPAANIQIQAKILQSKDHQGGDITDPILEINLIDSGVGFAEEDLPHIFERFYRGDKSRTHSSLPANSPVETIVGNGLGLAIVRQIVLAHGASIKAMNHTQTGGAWMQLHFPAVMANSESEDYS, encoded by the coding sequence ATGCTCTTATTGGGATTTTTTCTAGGTTTAGCGGTAGGTATTGGGTTTTGGATTTGGCAACAGGTTCAACTGAACCGCTACCTGGAGCGCGTACTCCAACCTTTAAACTCCCGCACTCCTAAAGTGACAATGCCTTGGCTACCCCGGTTAAGGCAAGAACTTGTCACGCTCAAGCAGCAAGGACAAGATTTGCAGCAGTCACTACAAACTTACCAAGACCTCTTGGACTTTGCGCCAGTGGGATATTTGCAAGTTGATGAAGAAAATCAACTCCTGTGGTGTAATCAGCAAGCACAGAAAATTTTGTATCTGCAAAGATGGCAACCTGGACAGGTGCGTCTGTTGCTAGAATTAGTCCGTTCCTATGAACTTGACCGCTTGATTGAGCAAACTCGTGATGAACAAATAGCTAAAACTAAAGATTGGATGTTTCATCCTTCTTGTGATAATCCCGCAGAAATGCCCACAATCAAATCTTTGGCGTTGCGAGCTGCTAGTTTACCTTTACCAAATGGCCAAGTCGGAGTGTTTTTAGAGAACCGCCAACCCATCCAGGACATGAACCAAGTGCGGGAACGCTCATTTTCCGACTTAGCGCATGAGTTAAGAACCCCCTTAACCTCAATTCGCCTGGTGGTAGAAACCCTGCAAAACCGCTTAGACCCGCCTTTAAATCGCTGGGTTGACCGTTTAATGCAGGAAGTAGACCGATTGATTAACTTGGTACAAAGTTGGCTAGAACTCACCCAAATGGAAACTAGTCTGGCGTTTCAATTACAAACTGAAGTAGTGGAATTGCGATCGCTCATTCTATCAGTTTGGGAAACCCTAGAACCATTGGCACAACGTCACAAGTTATCTATTTCCTATTCTGGCCCCGAAAATATCTGGATTAAAGCTGATCCAGCCCGCATTTATCAAGTTTTTCTCAATTTGCTGGATAATAGTATTAAATATAGTCCACCTGCTGCTAACATTCAGATTCAAGCCAAAATATTGCAGTCAAAGGATCATCAGGGGGGCGATATTACTGATCCAATTTTAGAAATCAATCTGATTGATTCTGGAGTAGGTTTTGCAGAAGAAGATTTACCCCATATTTTTGAGCGATTTTATCGCGGAGATAAATCCCGGACTCATTCTTCCTTACCAGCAAATAGTCCTGTAGAAACTATTGTAGGTAATGGTTTGGGTTTAGCGATCGTCCGGCAAATTGTCTTAGCTCATGGTGCTTCTATCAAAGCCATGAACCATACCCAAACCGGTGGTGCATGGATGCAACTTCACTTCCCTGCGGTGATGGCAAACTCCGAAAGCGAAGACTATAGTTAA
- the phoU gene encoding phosphate signaling complex protein PhoU: MKAVVYSPNPASPQLARAIRRLERDVLRMGALVEQSCRLSHQALFSRDLQAAEEIPRLDKKIDRFYRQIESDCTSIMTLQAPTAQDLRCLSAFMQLVRDLERIGDYAKDLADIAVKIFPYPLHTSLPEIAVMSHHAQAMLATSLVALADLDAVGGRSMKYLDDTVDNAYNRLYQTLAQQRDVQGVVEPIILLALAIRCLERMADHATNIGERVAYIVTGQRS; this comes from the coding sequence GTGAAAGCCGTTGTTTATAGTCCGAACCCTGCAAGTCCCCAGTTAGCACGCGCCATTAGGCGATTAGAACGGGATGTATTACGCATGGGAGCTTTGGTGGAACAATCATGTCGCCTCAGCCACCAAGCGTTATTTTCCCGTGACTTGCAAGCAGCAGAGGAAATTCCTCGATTAGATAAAAAAATTGATCGTTTTTATCGACAGATAGAATCAGATTGTACGTCTATCATGACATTACAAGCACCTACGGCTCAAGATTTACGCTGTTTGAGTGCTTTTATGCAATTAGTACGAGATTTAGAGCGTATTGGTGACTATGCTAAGGATTTAGCTGATATCGCCGTAAAAATCTTTCCTTATCCGCTCCATACATCTTTACCAGAGATTGCTGTGATGTCTCATCATGCCCAAGCAATGTTAGCAACTAGTTTAGTTGCTTTAGCTGATTTAGATGCAGTCGGTGGGCGGAGTATGAAATATTTAGATGATACTGTAGATAATGCCTACAATCGCCTCTATCAGACTTTAGCTCAACAACGGGATGTGCAAGGTGTTGTTGAGCCAATTATTTTACTAGCCTTGGCGATTCGGTGTCTGGAAAGAATGGCAGATCATGCAACTAATATTGGTGAAAGGGTGGCGTACATCGTCACCGGTCAACGCTCCTAA
- a CDS encoding beta strand repeat-containing protein, translated as MANINGTNGYDYLIGTTGNDTIKGFAGNDYLNGDGGNDILDGGAGDDTLFAAGSAGNSTLIGGSGNDVLDVSSSLGNNTLEGGSGIDSLNASYSSGNNTLRGDAGNDSLTINYSTGNNTVSGGSGTDYFYAYGVQGANTLNGGDGNDYFYISASYTAPSSLVTQTVDGETGNDYLYVDYSNASVGITSTFNATNKQSSITAGTNRVSYKNIEQLSITGTAYDDYIVGTNGNDTLSGGSGGNDTILGGAGDESLNVDYSTGNNLLDGGAGNDSFSAYGVQGANTLNGGDGNDYFYISASYTAPSSLVTQTVDGGTGYDYLSVDYNYASSGITSTFNATNKQGVITAGTNQVSYQNIEQLKIIGTAYDDYIVGTNGNDDLSGSSGGNDTILGGAGDDSLNVDYSTGNNLLDGGDGNDYLSASGYYYYGYPTGSGASGNNTLYGGAGNDNLNANYSTGNNLLDGGDGNDYLSASGYVYSNYYYYYGEGYSIVGGSGNNTLYGGAGDDNLNVDYSTGNNLLDGGDGNDYLSASGYVYSNYNYYYGGGYSVVGASGDNTLYGGAGDDNLNANYSTGNNLLDGGDGNDYISVSGYSYYDYYGGYTAIGSSGNNTLNGGAGNDSLIVDYSTGNNLLDGGDGNDYLSAIGATGDNTLYGGAGDDTLYGGSARDILIGGSGNDVIYGYGGDDIFVFNSFTEGVDSLNDFDAANELIQVSADGFGGGLFAGSLLASQFTLGASATTSDQRFIYDLSTGALYFDQDGSAGGFSQVQFAQINSGASLTENNFVVV; from the coding sequence ATGGCAAATATCAACGGCACTAACGGTTATGACTACCTCATTGGCACAACTGGGAATGACACTATTAAAGGCTTTGCTGGGAATGATTACCTAAATGGTGACGGAGGTAACGATATCCTAGATGGTGGTGCTGGGGATGATACTCTGTTTGCTGCTGGGTCTGCGGGGAATAGTACTCTCATAGGCGGAAGTGGCAATGATGTTTTAGATGTCTCTTCATCTTTGGGGAACAATACTTTAGAAGGTGGCTCTGGGATCGATTCCCTTAATGCTTCTTATTCCTCTGGGAATAACACCCTCCGTGGGGATGCAGGTAATGACTCCCTTACGATTAATTACTCTACTGGCAACAATACAGTTTCAGGTGGAAGTGGTACTGATTACTTCTACGCTTATGGAGTCCAGGGTGCAAACACCCTCAATGGCGGCGATGGTAATGACTACTTCTATATCAGTGCCTCGTATACTGCACCTTCTTCCTTGGTCACTCAAACCGTAGATGGGGAGACAGGTAACGATTACTTATATGTTGATTACAGCAATGCTAGTGTTGGAATCACCTCAACTTTTAATGCCACCAATAAACAAAGCTCGATTACAGCAGGTACGAATCGAGTTAGCTACAAGAATATCGAACAATTAAGCATCACAGGTACAGCCTACGATGACTATATTGTGGGGACTAATGGCAACGATACCCTCTCTGGCGGTAGTGGTGGCAATGATACGATTCTTGGCGGTGCTGGTGACGAGTCTTTGAATGTTGACTATTCAACAGGCAATAACCTTCTGGATGGGGGAGCAGGTAACGATTCTTTCTCTGCTTATGGAGTACAGGGTGCAAACACCCTCAATGGCGGTGATGGCAATGACTACTTCTATATCAGTGCCTCGTATACTGCACCCTCTTCCTTGGTCACTCAAACCGTAGATGGAGGAACTGGCTACGATTACTTGTCTGTTGATTATAACTATGCTAGCAGTGGAATCACTTCAACTTTTAATGCCACCAATAAACAAGGCGTTATTACTGCGGGTACGAATCAGGTTAGCTACCAGAATATCGAACAATTAAAGATCATAGGTACAGCCTACGATGACTATATTGTGGGGACTAATGGCAACGATGACCTCTCTGGCAGTAGTGGTGGCAATGATACAATTCTTGGCGGTGCTGGTGACGATTCTTTGAATGTTGACTATTCAACAGGCAATAACCTGCTGGATGGAGGCGATGGCAACGATTATCTCTCCGCTTCTGGCTACTACTATTACGGTTATCCCACCGGCTCAGGTGCATCTGGCAATAATACCCTCTATGGTGGTGCTGGTAACGATAACTTGAATGCTAACTATTCAACAGGCAATAACCTGCTGGATGGAGGCGATGGTAATGATTATCTCTCCGCTTCTGGCTACGTCTACTCAAACTACTACTACTACTACGGAGAAGGTTATAGCATTGTCGGTGGTTCAGGCAATAACACCCTCTATGGTGGTGCTGGTGACGATAACTTGAACGTTGACTATTCAACAGGCAATAACCTACTGGATGGAGGCGATGGTAATGATTATCTCTCCGCTTCTGGCTACGTCTACTCAAACTACAACTACTACTACGGAGGAGGTTATAGCGTTGTCGGTGCATCAGGCGACAACACCCTCTATGGTGGTGCTGGTGACGATAACTTGAATGCTAACTATTCAACAGGCAATAACCTGCTAGATGGAGGCGATGGCAACGACTATATTTCTGTCTCTGGCTACAGCTACTACGACTACTACGGAGGATATACAGCAATTGGTTCTTCTGGGAACAACACCCTCAACGGTGGTGCGGGTAATGATTCCTTAATTGTTGACTATTCAACAGGCAATAACCTGCTGGATGGAGGCGATGGCAATGATTACCTTTCCGCCATTGGTGCAACAGGGGATAACACCCTCTATGGTGGTGCTGGTGATGACACCCTCTATGGTGGTTCTGCCCGCGATATCTTGATAGGTGGCAGTGGTAATGATGTCATCTATGGATATGGCGGTGATGATATCTTTGTCTTCAATAGTTTCACTGAAGGCGTTGATAGTCTTAATGACTTCGATGCTGCTAATGAACTGATTCAGGTATCGGCAGATGGTTTTGGTGGTGGGTTGTTCGCCGGTTCACTCTTAGCTAGCCAGTTTACACTGGGAGCATCGGCAACGACAAGTGATCAGCGATTTATCTATGACTTGAGTACAGGTGCGCTGTATTTTGACCAAGATGGCAGTGCTGGTGGATTTAGTCAGGTACAATTCGCACAAATAAATAGTGGCGCGTCACTCACTGAAAACAATTTTGTGGTTGTTTAA
- a CDS encoding Crp/Fnr family transcriptional regulator has protein sequence MSSIIFTPNASILSNKSTFNEQLPQRLFTRREVIEPCHDVLWMIERGAVRTLTWGEDGTFITLGYWGAGDLIGYPLSKVNPYQIECLTSVEVSTIPAHLWHQYIDALVAHIQTSEELLNILSYKPISLRLWEFLVWLSKKFGRNVEKGCLIELYITHQEIAEVLSTTRVTITRLLQEFETAERLLRYQRRIILCLPNK, from the coding sequence ATGTCATCGATTATCTTTACGCCTAATGCTTCTATTTTATCTAATAAATCTACCTTTAATGAACAGTTACCACAAAGGCTATTTACTCGTCGAGAAGTCATTGAGCCTTGCCATGACGTACTTTGGATGATTGAGCGTGGGGCAGTTCGTACACTAACCTGGGGTGAAGATGGAACATTTATTACTCTAGGATATTGGGGGGCTGGTGATTTAATCGGCTACCCTTTATCCAAAGTTAACCCTTATCAAATTGAATGTTTAACCAGTGTGGAAGTAAGCACTATCCCGGCACACCTTTGGCATCAATATATAGATGCTTTAGTTGCTCACATTCAAACTTCTGAGGAGCTTTTAAATATACTGAGCTACAAACCTATCTCACTACGTTTATGGGAATTTTTAGTGTGGTTAAGTAAAAAATTTGGACGCAATGTAGAAAAGGGGTGTTTGATTGAATTATATATTACCCATCAGGAAATTGCAGAGGTGTTAAGCACAACCAGAGTAACAATAACCCGCCTACTTCAAGAATTTGAAACAGCAGAAAGGCTGTTACGTTATCAACGTCGGATTATTCTATGTCTACCGAATAAATAA
- a CDS encoding iron uptake porin, whose protein sequence is MTKLFWNALKASPAVFAATFLAANSALAGEANEKVTSVAQLTQASQEIGQVTSVSQFSDVQPTDWAFQALQSLVERYGCIAGYPNGTYRGNRALTRYEFAAGLNACLDRVNELIATATADLVTKEDLATLQRLQEEFSAELATLRGRVDALEARTSELEANQFSTTTKLSGEAIFGLSQVFGDQRAGGGDLQSNTTFSNRVRLTLNTSFTGKDRLQTRLNSGNIVENTGVTGTRMTRLGFEEDNGNNVEIDKVNYAFNLGPARVKIDAVGAELYDNINVFNPDFSSSGSGALSRFGRFSPIYRLGSGGAGLTVEFNPRGPLTLSAAYLAPNANQPADRNGVFDGANAIFGQIAFKPSKAFNVGFTYARAYQNNVDGVNLTASTGSSIAASSARRPFGNVASSSNNYGIQASFQPSSKLAVGGWVGYIDAKSEVGNQDADIWHWAANLAVKDFGREGNTLGFIFGQPPKLTGGTGVTRDTNTSYHLEGLYKIRLTDNIQVTPGLLVIFNPEHNDNNDTIYVGTLRTTFRF, encoded by the coding sequence ATGACAAAATTATTCTGGAACGCTTTAAAAGCAAGTCCAGCAGTTTTTGCAGCTACCTTTTTGGCTGCTAACAGTGCTTTGGCTGGGGAAGCAAATGAAAAGGTGACAAGTGTTGCCCAATTGACCCAAGCATCTCAAGAAATCGGTCAAGTAACATCTGTATCACAGTTTTCTGACGTACAGCCTACAGACTGGGCTTTCCAAGCATTGCAATCTTTGGTTGAGCGTTACGGTTGTATCGCAGGTTATCCCAACGGCACATACCGTGGTAACAGAGCGTTGACTCGGTATGAATTTGCTGCTGGTTTGAATGCTTGTTTGGACAGAGTTAACGAACTGATTGCTACAGCTACAGCTGATTTGGTAACTAAGGAAGACCTAGCTACCTTACAGCGTTTGCAAGAAGAATTTTCTGCTGAATTGGCAACCCTGCGTGGTCGTGTCGATGCGTTGGAAGCTCGTACTTCTGAATTGGAAGCTAATCAGTTCTCTACTACCACCAAACTTTCTGGGGAAGCAATTTTTGGCTTGTCTCAAGTATTTGGTGATCAAAGAGCCGGTGGTGGAGACCTGCAATCCAACACCACATTCTCTAACCGGGTGCGGTTAACACTGAACACCAGCTTCACTGGTAAAGACAGGCTGCAAACTCGTTTGAATTCCGGTAACATCGTTGAAAATACTGGTGTAACTGGTACTAGAATGACCCGTTTAGGCTTTGAAGAAGACAATGGCAACAACGTTGAAATTGATAAAGTAAACTACGCTTTCAACCTTGGTCCAGCACGAGTCAAGATTGATGCTGTCGGTGCTGAGTTGTATGACAACATCAACGTCTTCAACCCTGACTTCAGCAGCAGTGGTAGTGGTGCGCTTTCTCGCTTTGGACGTTTCAGCCCGATTTATCGCCTGGGTTCTGGTGGTGCTGGTTTGACAGTTGAATTCAATCCTCGTGGCCCTTTGACATTGAGCGCAGCTTATTTAGCACCTAACGCTAATCAACCAGCTGATCGTAATGGTGTCTTCGATGGTGCTAACGCTATCTTCGGTCAAATAGCTTTCAAACCAAGCAAAGCATTCAATGTAGGTTTTACCTATGCTCGTGCTTATCAGAATAATGTTGATGGTGTAAACCTTACGGCTAGTACAGGAAGCAGTATAGCAGCAAGCTCTGCTCGTAGACCCTTTGGTAATGTTGCCAGTTCATCCAACAACTACGGTATCCAAGCTAGTTTCCAACCCAGTTCTAAATTAGCAGTTGGTGGTTGGGTAGGTTACATTGATGCAAAATCCGAAGTTGGTAATCAAGATGCTGACATTTGGCACTGGGCTGCTAACTTGGCTGTGAAAGATTTTGGTAGAGAAGGTAACACCCTTGGTTTTATTTTTGGTCAACCACCTAAACTAACTGGTGGTACTGGAGTTACCAGAGACACCAACACTTCTTATCACTTAGAAGGACTCTACAAAATCCGCCTTACCGATAACATTCAGGTAACACCTGGATTGTTGGTTATCTTTAACCCTGAGCATAATGACAACAACGACACCATCTACGTTGGTACTCTCCGTACTACCTTCAGGTTCTAA